The following proteins are co-located in the Nonlabens ponticola genome:
- a CDS encoding PorP/SprF family type IX secretion system membrane protein, producing MKYLIAVFLFSLSIKGIAQQDAQYTQYMYNTLSINPAYAGNRGMFSAILLHRSQWVGLDGAPETQSLSLHSPVGFGKVGLGLSIVNDKLGPTSETYFNGDVSYTIDTGYNSKLSFGVKLGAHVLDVNFDELQRFDLDDAAFEQNIDNKLSPNIGTGIYFHTDKFYAGLSAPNLLRNEHFEESNNNNTASFVARERIHYYLTSGYVFDINPNLMFKPSTMIKAVSGAPLQVDVTANFLINERLTLGAAYRWDAAVSGLLGYQISNQFQIGLAYDRETTDLGNTQFNDGSFEVFLRYELTRDYDKLLTPRFF from the coding sequence ATGAAATATTTGATAGCCGTGTTTCTCTTTTCTCTTTCTATTAAAGGAATAGCGCAACAGGATGCACAGTACACACAGTATATGTACAACACTTTGTCTATAAATCCAGCATACGCAGGAAACAGAGGTATGTTCAGTGCAATACTGTTGCACAGAAGTCAGTGGGTAGGTCTCGACGGTGCTCCAGAAACTCAAAGTCTAAGTTTACACAGTCCAGTTGGGTTTGGTAAAGTAGGATTAGGACTTTCTATTGTCAACGATAAGCTAGGACCTACCAGCGAGACTTACTTTAATGGTGATGTTAGTTATACCATTGATACAGGTTACAATAGCAAGCTTAGCTTTGGGGTCAAATTAGGTGCGCACGTCCTGGACGTAAACTTTGATGAATTGCAGCGTTTTGATTTAGATGATGCAGCTTTTGAGCAAAACATCGACAACAAGCTTTCGCCTAATATTGGTACAGGTATTTACTTTCATACCGACAAGTTTTATGCAGGTTTGAGTGCACCCAATTTATTGCGCAATGAGCATTTTGAAGAGTCCAATAACAACAATACGGCATCCTTTGTAGCAAGAGAACGTATTCATTATTATTTGACATCAGGATATGTATTTGACATCAATCCCAATTTGATGTTCAAGCCTAGCACAATGATCAAGGCAGTCTCAGGAGCACCTTTACAAGTCGATGTAACTGCAAACTTTTTGATTAATGAGCGACTTACATTAGGAGCTGCTTACAGATGGGATGCTGCGGTAAGTGGCTTACTTGGGTATCAGATAAGTAATCAATTTCAAATAGGATTGGCTTACGATCGTGAAACTACAGATTTAGGTAACACTCAATTCAACGACGGTAGTTTTGAGGTATTCTTAAGGTATGAACTTACTAGAGATTACGATAAGCTATTGACTCCTAGATTCTTTTAA
- a CDS encoding OmpA family protein has product MKKHNLKNLLRVPVILFFLVVTFAQAQKADSPRAERKVEKYAFIEARDIYQRMADRGFKSVEIFSNLGDSYYFNNDYSNALKWYNQLFKLDQKSIPTVYFFRYAQALKSDKQYDKANQILSGFNVVGLKDSRLSAARNMPNFLTIIDFQKGRFEVEKVSVNSDEQDFGTAYYGPDKVVFASARDTGVFYKRTHSWNERYFLDLYIADRDAEGKLSNPEKFDKRINSILHESTPTFTADLNTMYFTRNNYQKGDLERDDENVNRLQIFKSVKKDGKWSRPERTPFSDEDYTTSHPALTPDGKYLYFSSNMLGTMGMESKFKETDIWRVAINEDGSYGEPENMSPINTEGRESYPYISRSGNLYFASNGLQGLGGLDIFVSTINDDGSLSNPVNIGEPANSTDDDFAFIIDEGNDTGYFSSNRIGGGNDDEIYRFIQLEDLRETCEQFVTGTITDKQTGVPLENAVINVIDVNNNIVASRRTRDNGKFAFKLACDKTYFVRGEKRAYNTAEELVNTPTVTSNIDVPLALQPTTITGKVGDDLAKLLNLNPIYFDFDRSFIREDAELELQKVLAVLEDNPTMKIDIRSHTDSRGNDDYNEKLSSRRAMSTMNYLISKGVDASRLTSKGYGEYQLINECSNGVKCSEEQHQLNRRSEFIIVER; this is encoded by the coding sequence ATGAAAAAACACAACTTGAAAAACTTGCTTAGGGTTCCCGTTATTCTGTTTTTTCTAGTAGTGACCTTTGCGCAGGCGCAAAAAGCAGACTCACCACGAGCAGAGCGCAAGGTAGAGAAGTACGCGTTTATTGAGGCACGTGACATCTATCAGCGTATGGCAGATCGTGGTTTTAAGAGTGTTGAGATATTTTCAAATCTCGGTGATTCTTACTATTTCAATAACGATTATAGTAATGCTTTAAAATGGTATAATCAGCTATTTAAACTAGATCAAAAAAGCATTCCTACAGTATATTTCTTTAGATATGCACAGGCACTTAAAAGCGATAAGCAATACGATAAGGCAAATCAAATATTATCTGGATTCAATGTAGTAGGTCTTAAGGATTCAAGGCTTAGTGCGGCTCGCAATATGCCTAATTTTTTAACTATTATCGATTTTCAAAAAGGTAGGTTTGAGGTAGAAAAAGTTTCTGTCAATAGTGACGAGCAAGATTTTGGGACGGCTTATTATGGTCCTGATAAAGTCGTTTTTGCAAGTGCCCGTGATACTGGAGTTTTTTACAAAAGAACCCATTCTTGGAATGAGCGCTATTTTCTTGATCTATACATCGCAGATAGAGATGCTGAAGGTAAACTATCAAACCCAGAAAAGTTTGACAAGCGCATCAACTCAATACTACATGAGAGCACGCCAACCTTTACTGCAGATTTGAATACCATGTATTTCACCAGGAATAATTACCAGAAAGGTGATCTCGAGCGCGACGATGAAAATGTCAATCGTTTACAGATTTTCAAATCAGTTAAAAAAGATGGTAAATGGTCCAGACCTGAAAGAACACCATTCTCTGATGAAGATTACACCACATCACATCCAGCACTAACACCAGATGGTAAATACCTTTATTTCTCAAGCAATATGCTGGGAACTATGGGTATGGAAAGCAAATTTAAAGAAACTGACATATGGCGCGTCGCTATTAATGAAGACGGTAGCTATGGCGAGCCAGAGAATATGTCACCAATTAATACAGAAGGCCGTGAAAGCTATCCCTACATCAGCCGTAGCGGCAATCTGTACTTTGCCAGTAATGGTTTACAAGGACTAGGTGGTCTAGATATTTTTGTGAGTACAATTAATGACGATGGCAGTTTGAGTAATCCAGTAAACATAGGCGAGCCTGCAAATAGTACTGACGATGATTTTGCATTTATAATTGATGAAGGTAATGACACTGGCTATTTCAGTTCTAATAGGATAGGTGGCGGTAATGATGATGAAATCTATCGCTTCATTCAATTAGAGGATTTGCGTGAAACTTGTGAGCAGTTCGTTACCGGCACAATTACCGATAAGCAAACTGGAGTACCTTTAGAAAACGCCGTAATAAACGTGATTGATGTCAATAATAATATCGTGGCGTCTCGTAGGACCAGAGACAACGGTAAATTTGCTTTTAAATTAGCTTGTGATAAGACTTATTTTGTTCGAGGTGAAAAACGAGCTTACAACACTGCAGAGGAGCTTGTAAACACTCCAACAGTAACAAGCAATATTGATGTTCCTTTAGCGCTACAGCCTACAACGATTACAGGTAAAGTAGGTGACGATCTTGCAAAACTATTGAATCTCAATCCTATTTATTTTGACTTTGATCGTTCATTCATACGTGAGGATGCAGAGCTTGAACTACAAAAAGTTCTTGCCGTCCTAGAGGATAATCCTACCATGAAAATCGATATAAGGTCACATACTGACAGTCGAGGTAATGATGATTACAATGAGAAATTATCCAGCCGTCGCGCAATGAGTACCATGAACTACCTTATCTCAAAAGGTGTTGATGCGAGTCGATTAACCTCCAAAGGTTATGGCGAGTACCAACTTATCAATGAGTGTTCTAATGGAGTTAAGTGTAGTGAAGAGCAGCACCAACTCAATAGAAGATCAGAGTTTATAATTGTAGAGAGGTAG
- a CDS encoding mechanosensitive ion channel family protein, protein MMLTILQLAQAAQDKSKENSGGSGSGGSESGGSAADKAANGAEKGKDAVELILGQLESWYTSFIENLPNLAVAIVFLVVAFFVSRWVNTGVQKLLNHRVPQKSIKRIAGKFAAVIVVLAGIFIALSVMNLDDLVSGIIAGAGISGLVVGLALQGTLSNTVSGVVLSFRKQVRIGDWVTTNGYEGEIVDIKLSTTVVKEPDNNLVIIPNKMVLENPMKNASLTDKMRIIIECGVGYETDLQHAKDVACKAISDAFEDVEKPEDVEFYYREFGDSSINFMLRFWYNAERGIERLTSTSKAIMAIKKAYDNEDINIPFPIRTLQFDNELTMNQPSKSKKKGNDKTQSSAEEE, encoded by the coding sequence ATGATGTTGACAATTTTACAATTAGCCCAAGCGGCTCAAGATAAATCCAAAGAAAATTCAGGCGGATCTGGATCAGGCGGTTCAGAGTCTGGTGGTAGTGCAGCCGATAAAGCTGCCAATGGTGCCGAGAAAGGTAAAGATGCCGTTGAGCTTATTCTAGGACAGCTAGAATCGTGGTACACCAGTTTTATAGAAAACCTACCCAACCTTGCCGTAGCGATCGTATTTCTAGTAGTAGCATTTTTTGTTTCTAGATGGGTCAATACAGGTGTTCAAAAATTACTTAACCATCGAGTACCACAAAAAAGCATCAAGAGAATCGCAGGTAAGTTTGCAGCGGTCATCGTTGTGCTTGCAGGTATTTTTATAGCGTTGAGTGTCATGAACCTAGACGATCTAGTAAGCGGTATCATCGCCGGTGCTGGTATATCTGGTCTAGTGGTAGGTCTTGCCTTGCAAGGCACATTATCTAACACCGTTAGTGGTGTAGTGTTATCCTTCCGTAAGCAAGTGCGCATAGGCGATTGGGTAACCACAAATGGTTATGAAGGCGAGATCGTGGATATAAAATTGAGCACCACCGTAGTAAAAGAGCCTGACAATAATCTAGTCATCATTCCCAACAAGATGGTATTAGAAAACCCTATGAAGAACGCATCATTGACTGATAAAATGCGTATCATCATTGAGTGCGGTGTTGGTTATGAGACAGACTTACAACATGCCAAGGATGTTGCGTGTAAAGCAATAAGCGATGCGTTTGAAGATGTAGAAAAGCCAGAAGATGTAGAGTTTTACTACCGTGAATTCGGCGACAGTAGTATCAATTTTATGTTGCGATTTTGGTACAATGCAGAGCGTGGTATCGAACGATTAACATCGACCAGTAAGGCTATCATGGCAATTAAAAAGGCTTATGATAACGAGGATATTAATATTCCATTCCCAATACGTACGCTGCAATTTGACAACGAGCTCACAATGAACCAACCGTCAAAAAGCAAGAAGAAAGGAAATGACAAGACCCAATCTTCTGCTGAAGAAGAGTAG
- a CDS encoding M16 family metallopeptidase translates to MKNITTMLKHSALLLVLLAFFITSCKQKNEESTTTNESLDVNIEKYTLDNGLTVVLHTDTSDPVVAVALTTHVGSAREVKGRTGFAHLFEHLLFLESENLGRGGLDAMSARIGGSGANGSTNRDRTNYYQTVPNDALEKMIWAEADKLGYFINTVTQPVLAKEKQVVKNEKRQGVDNQPYGHEDYVIDRNLYPENHPYHWQVIGSLEDLQNATLEDVKQFYGKYYTPRNTVLTIAGDFEKAQAKEWIEKYFGEIPTGEKLEEQSVPAVALANSKRLMYEDNFARLPQLSMTWPGVKQYSKDYYALNMLVRYMSDGKAAPLNQVLIDSLNMATRVSMRNNSGELAGDVKLTVRAFEEVDLDSVHDAVMNTFANYNQNPITSEALERIKTQNETQFYRGLSSVLGKGFQLAQYEIFAGDAAFINKDLENIKSVTVNDVNRVFKKYIKDKPYIATSFVPRGASSLALKDSKMATVVEEVIVNNANDNVDPNVVATYEKTPSSFDRSIEPAYGAEPSLKVPEVWTDSLSSGIKIYGITNDEVPLVTFNMEIAGGQLLEPADKAGAARLTALLMLKGTQDKSVQQLEEALDDLGTSINIFAGNESVTTTGTTLARNYDKTMELVEEILLQPRWDEEEFEILKKQALSAIEEQLGNPNAIASSKYYKALYGDDHVLSHSGLGTVETVGSLSINDLKQYYATAMAPSNTSFMVVGDIDQDSIGQSLTSLNERWTTVGMEIPVYDPAPAISEPIVLFYDVPGAKQSVLRFGNPSISAMHPDYYAVEVMNYRLGGGGFASQLMQQLREAKGYTYGIGSRFTGNEDLGEFTLSSGVRSNVTLESTALIRNILRNYANSYSDQDLEVTKSYMVKSSAREYETAGAKLQLLNTMQSFDKPADYALQQQQYVRNLTVEQVKVLAQQYINPDAMYYVIVGDAATQFERLKQLNIKNIKLIK, encoded by the coding sequence ATGAAAAATATAACCACCATGTTAAAGCACTCAGCGTTATTACTAGTCTTGCTTGCCTTTTTTATCACCTCATGCAAGCAAAAGAACGAGGAATCTACAACCACTAATGAATCGCTTGATGTAAACATCGAGAAATACACGCTTGATAATGGACTGACCGTAGTGCTACATACTGATACGTCTGATCCAGTCGTGGCAGTGGCGCTAACAACACATGTAGGTAGTGCGAGAGAAGTAAAGGGACGTACAGGTTTTGCACACTTATTTGAACATCTACTATTCCTGGAATCTGAAAACCTGGGAAGAGGTGGTTTGGACGCCATGAGTGCTCGCATAGGTGGATCTGGTGCCAACGGTTCCACAAATCGGGATAGGACAAATTATTACCAGACGGTACCTAATGATGCGCTAGAAAAAATGATCTGGGCAGAGGCTGATAAACTTGGGTATTTTATCAATACAGTGACTCAACCAGTGCTTGCCAAAGAAAAGCAAGTGGTAAAAAACGAGAAGCGTCAAGGTGTGGATAATCAACCGTATGGCCACGAGGATTATGTAATCGATCGCAATCTGTATCCTGAAAATCATCCATATCATTGGCAGGTCATAGGCTCACTGGAAGATTTACAAAACGCCACGCTAGAAGATGTTAAACAATTTTACGGTAAGTATTATACGCCTAGAAATACGGTACTCACAATCGCAGGAGATTTTGAAAAAGCTCAGGCAAAAGAATGGATAGAAAAATACTTTGGTGAGATACCAACTGGAGAAAAGCTTGAAGAGCAAAGCGTTCCTGCTGTGGCATTAGCTAATTCAAAGCGCTTGATGTATGAAGATAACTTTGCCAGGTTGCCACAATTGAGCATGACCTGGCCTGGCGTCAAGCAATACAGTAAGGACTACTATGCTCTTAATATGCTTGTCAGATATATGTCAGACGGTAAAGCAGCACCTTTAAATCAAGTACTCATTGATAGTTTGAATATGGCGACCCGTGTATCCATGAGAAATAATTCTGGTGAGCTTGCAGGCGATGTAAAGTTGACCGTTAGAGCGTTTGAGGAGGTGGATCTAGACAGTGTTCATGATGCAGTGATGAATACGTTTGCAAATTATAATCAAAATCCAATCACGAGTGAAGCGTTAGAACGCATTAAGACTCAAAACGAGACTCAATTTTACCGCGGTCTTTCCAGCGTACTTGGCAAGGGATTCCAGCTTGCACAATATGAAATTTTTGCTGGCGATGCTGCGTTTATTAACAAAGATCTTGAAAACATCAAATCAGTAACGGTAAATGATGTGAATCGAGTGTTCAAAAAATACATTAAGGACAAACCATACATTGCTACTAGTTTTGTGCCTCGTGGTGCTAGTTCACTAGCATTAAAAGATTCAAAAATGGCAACGGTAGTAGAAGAAGTAATTGTCAATAATGCCAATGATAATGTGGATCCCAATGTTGTCGCAACTTACGAGAAAACACCATCGTCCTTTGATCGTAGTATAGAACCAGCTTACGGTGCAGAACCTTCACTAAAAGTTCCAGAAGTATGGACTGATAGTTTATCAAGTGGTATTAAGATCTACGGGATTACTAATGACGAGGTACCCTTAGTCACTTTTAATATGGAAATAGCAGGTGGACAATTATTAGAGCCTGCAGATAAGGCTGGTGCCGCTAGACTAACTGCCTTGTTAATGCTTAAAGGAACTCAAGATAAAAGTGTGCAACAGCTAGAAGAAGCGCTTGATGATCTGGGAACGAGCATCAATATTTTTGCAGGAAATGAATCAGTCACTACTACGGGTACCACATTGGCACGCAATTATGATAAAACCATGGAGCTTGTTGAAGAAATACTGCTACAACCACGTTGGGATGAAGAAGAGTTTGAAATACTCAAGAAACAAGCCTTGAGCGCTATTGAAGAGCAGCTGGGTAATCCTAATGCCATCGCGTCTTCTAAATATTATAAGGCGCTCTACGGTGACGATCACGTATTATCACACAGCGGCCTAGGAACAGTAGAAACAGTTGGCAGTTTGTCGATCAATGACCTTAAGCAATACTATGCAACGGCGATGGCACCATCAAATACATCTTTTATGGTGGTAGGTGATATAGATCAAGATTCCATCGGTCAGTCATTAACCAGTTTAAATGAGCGCTGGACGACCGTTGGTATGGAAATACCGGTTTATGACCCAGCACCAGCCATTAGTGAGCCAATCGTTTTATTTTATGATGTTCCTGGTGCAAAACAATCGGTATTGAGATTCGGGAACCCATCAATTTCTGCGATGCATCCAGATTATTATGCGGTAGAGGTCATGAACTATCGTTTAGGCGGTGGTGGATTTGCAAGCCAATTGATGCAACAGTTGCGTGAAGCAAAAGGTTACACCTATGGCATAGGCTCTAGATTTACAGGAAACGAGGACCTAGGTGAATTTACATTGAGCAGTGGTGTGCGCAGCAATGTCACGTTAGAGTCAACTGCTCTAATAAGAAATATATTGAGAAACTATGCCAATTCTTATAGTGACCAGGATCTTGAGGTGACAAAGAGCTACATGGTCAAATCAAGTGCCAGAGAGTATGAAACCGCAGGAGCAAAATTGCAATTACTTAATACGATGCAGTCATTTGACAAACCTGCAGACTATGCCTTACAGCAACAACAATATGTTAGAAATTTAACGGTAGAGCAAGTGAAGGTTCTCGCCCAGCAGTACATCAATCCAGATGCTATGTATTATGTTATTGTAGGCGATGCAGCCACACAATTTGAACGACTTAAACAACTTAACATCAAGAATATAAAGTTGATCAAGTAA
- a CDS encoding OmpA/MotB family protein, producing MKNYPKVVAASLVAAAMTVSCVSKKKYTELENDYNNTRSELVKTRVAKEDLEARFEAIEQRVDRYNEKIASLQASQEGMMVKTADGDLVLSDKNKAAMRRTLQNVPSEKLSGATTLKDSVNLAISYKMSQRLSGVNEGKNIDMKIENTVVMIEIADEMLFNDSSYRVGNKADDILEKIAQVVNSEPSLEVLIEGHTDSRTVREGSYIKDNWDLSTERAAAIARRLSTKFEVPNEQLIVAGRASYDPVAANDSNENRARNRRTQIIIMPDLDKFFGMLESETQIVN from the coding sequence ATGAAAAACTACCCAAAAGTAGTTGCTGCATCCCTTGTAGCTGCTGCAATGACAGTAAGTTGTGTATCAAAGAAAAAATACACAGAACTTGAAAACGATTACAATAACACTCGATCAGAGCTTGTGAAAACTCGAGTAGCTAAAGAAGATCTTGAGGCAAGATTTGAGGCTATCGAACAACGCGTGGATCGCTACAACGAGAAAATCGCATCTCTACAAGCATCGCAAGAAGGCATGATGGTCAAGACTGCAGATGGTGACCTTGTGTTAAGCGATAAGAACAAGGCGGCCATGCGTCGTACATTACAAAATGTGCCTAGCGAAAAATTATCAGGAGCCACAACACTCAAGGACAGTGTAAATCTTGCCATATCATATAAAATGAGCCAGCGACTATCTGGCGTCAATGAAGGCAAGAACATTGACATGAAGATAGAAAACACCGTAGTCATGATTGAGATCGCCGATGAAATGCTATTTAACGACAGTAGTTACCGTGTTGGCAACAAGGCGGATGATATCCTTGAAAAAATCGCACAAGTCGTCAATAGCGAGCCGTCACTAGAGGTTCTAATTGAAGGACATACCGATAGTCGCACTGTGCGAGAAGGCAGCTACATCAAAGACAATTGGGACCTGAGTACAGAACGTGCTGCGGCAATCGCTAGAAGATTGTCAACTAAATTTGAGGTGCCCAACGAGCAATTAATCGTTGCAGGTAGAGCAAGTTATGATCCAGTTGCAGCAAACGATAGCAATGAGAATCGAGCGCGCAACAGGAGAACCCAAATCATCATCATGCCAGATCTCGATAAATTCTTTGGAATGCTAGAAAGTGAGACTCAAATTGTTAATTAG
- a CDS encoding fasciclin domain-containing protein — MNFTKVLSIALIAGTVTLVSCNDAEKEKAEKEKMEMEQRAADSVAMEEQKMKEREDNAMMVGGAKMYQDQTIVENASKANNLTTLVAAVKAAGLVETLNSDGPFTVFAPVDDAFAALPDGTVSTLLKPENKETLSGILTYHVVSGNVDAASLTKMIQDNNGSVTVDTVNGGKLTAAIEGGNVVITDAKGGKATVVVADIKQSNGVVHAVDAVLMPAS, encoded by the coding sequence ATGAATTTTACAAAAGTATTGAGTATCGCATTGATCGCAGGAACAGTTACACTTGTTTCCTGTAATGATGCAGAGAAAGAAAAAGCAGAAAAAGAAAAAATGGAAATGGAGCAGCGCGCAGCAGACTCTGTAGCCATGGAAGAGCAAAAAATGAAAGAGCGTGAAGACAACGCAATGATGGTAGGTGGTGCAAAAATGTACCAAGATCAGACTATCGTTGAGAATGCTTCAAAAGCTAACAACTTGACAACTCTTGTAGCGGCAGTAAAAGCAGCTGGTCTTGTAGAGACTCTTAACAGTGATGGTCCATTTACAGTATTTGCACCGGTAGATGATGCATTTGCAGCACTACCTGATGGAACTGTAAGCACATTATTGAAGCCAGAGAACAAAGAAACTCTTTCTGGTATCTTAACTTACCACGTGGTAAGCGGTAACGTTGATGCAGCATCATTGACTAAAATGATTCAAGACAACAACGGTAGCGTAACTGTGGACACGGTAAACGGTGGTAAACTAACAGCAGCTATTGAAGGTGGTAATGTAGTTATTACTGATGCTAAAGGTGGAAAAGCAACTGTAGTAGTTGCAGACATCAAGCAATCTAATGGTGTAGTACATGCAGTAGATGCAGTATTGATGCCAGCTAGCTAG